CATAAACCTAAGGCGGTTGCCAGATGGGTTTTTCCTGTACCTGAGTTGCCCATCAAGATAACATGGCGTTTTTCGTCCAAATATTCACCCCTTGCGAGCGATAAAATTCGCGCTTTATTAAGACTAGGGATCATGGTAAAATCGAAAGTTTCCAAGCTTTTAACTTGTGGAAAGCCGGCCTGCTTAATGCGCCGAGCCACGGTGTTTTCTTCCCGTTGATCATTTTCCTGCTTTAAGAGAGCGATTAAAAAATCCAGGTGCGATAATTGTCTTGTTTCAGCTTCGCGCAGTAAATTATTCAAAGATTGCGCAGCACCAGGAAGACGGAGTTCTTTAAGGTAATGCAGTGCCAGCTTTATAGTCATGCGCTCTTGCCTCCCTGAATAAGTTCCTGGTACCGGCTAATCTGAACAGGCGCTACTGTGTTTGTCGGAGAAACATTGATTTCGGCGCTCGTATTTTCTGATACTGCTCGGGTTTTGTCGCGAACTGCCACTTCAAGCGCTGCTTGTACAGCATCGACAGCCACTATGCCGGTTTCCAGCGCTTTTTCGATAGCTGTTGCTAATAGGTCGACGGAATATTGTCTGAGTAGTAGCAACAAGGCTACAAACTGCTTGTTGCCGTTTTGCGGGTCTTTTTTTAAAACTTCCAGATGATATTGGGTAAATATAGCCGGGAGGTTAGCTTGACGCACCGGTTTGGCCTGGCCGACTGCTCTGGGTTTACGTTCCAAAAGTTTAAGGTAATGCTCTAACTTAAAGTATTGCTGGCCGCTGTCATAAGAGCGGGGATAGCAAGCAACCAATGTTTGTTTGTCGTATATCCGTATTTCATGGACATAGCCTTTAACGGTTAATAGGCGGCCCACATAGTCAACAGGAACAGAGTATTGATTTTTGTCAAAAGTTATTAGGCTAAAACGGTTGACTTTAACTTCTTTGCGCGAACAGCAGTCAAAGGTATGTATCGACAAAGGCCGGAGCAGATCTTTTTCTTCGGCGAAACGATCCTGAAAACTAATTTTTTGCTTG
This portion of the Sporolituus thermophilus DSM 23256 genome encodes:
- a CDS encoding ATP-binding protein produces the protein MTIKLALHYLKELRLPGAAQSLNNLLREAETRQLSHLDFLIALLKQENDQREENTVARRIKQAGFPQVKSLETFDFTMIPSLNKARILSLARGEYLDEKRHVILMGNSGTGKTHLATALGL